The Schizosaccharomyces pombe strain 972h- genome assembly, chromosome: I genome contains a region encoding:
- the nht1 gene encoding Ino80 complex HMG box subunit Nht1 — protein MENPPYHVSISKSEEIKYRQKCKDLKARIQEIQKGNQELLSKYEVIRRAVKRGRLERAILMEQLELQSEAKSREFGQRSEPSPPPPPEGIKIKISTKGAGNPSAKKLKISTEETSDTNVALNNTSEISHKSSNNSQPKDASVNDTDADFEQQNQVVQSKDEKITNTDPIPSPIITNLKTESSKSSGAKKATSNAKITDTMLFNHFSSIQKPKLKAEGSTLKGQALKKTLEDTWNNLTEEEKKPYHEGLLAAREKAREARRRRSAQNSAKLEKEKAKEKQKDKDQEQDTVSDKNQIDEIEKGQKEVDEEPVSEPTTSPILPPKNQEPIRMGGFTVVNRSSNA, from the exons ATGGAAAACCCTCCATACCATGTATCTATTTCCAAATCGGAAG aaattaaatatcgCCAAAAGTGCAAGGATTTAAAGGCTAGAATTCAGGAGAtccaaaaaggaaatcAGGAGTTATTAAGCAAATATGAGGTTATTCGAAGAGCTGTCAAGCGTGGCCGATTAGAAAGAGCTATCTTAATGGAACAGTTGGAATTGCAAAGTGAAGCAAAATCTCGCGAATTTGGACAGCGCTCTGAGCCATCTCCTCCT CCTCCTCCCGAAGgtattaaaatcaaaatatcaACGAAAGGCGCTGGAAACCCGTCTGCCAAGAAGTTAAAGATATCTACAGAAGAAACATCTGATACAAACGTAGCATTAAACAACACGTCGGAAATATCTCATAAATCATCAAATAATTCCCAGCCTAAAGATGCATCCGTCAATGACACAGATGCAGACTTTGAGCAGCAAAATCAAGTTGTTCAAtcaaaagatgaaaaaattacgAATACTGATCCAATACCTTCTCCTATTATTACAAATCTTAAAACAGAAAGCTCAAAATCATCTGGAGCTAAAAAAGCTACTTCTAATGCCAAAATTACAGACACAATGTTATTCAACCATTTTTCGTCTATtcaaaaaccaaaattaaAGGCCGAAGGCTCTACCTTGAAGGGACAAGCTTTGAAGAAAACTCTTGAAGATACATGGAATAATTTGACCgaagaagagaagaaaCCTTATCATGAAGGATTGCTTGCAGCGCGTGAGAAGGCCAGAGAAGCAAGACGTCGACGAAGTGCGCAAAATTCAGCAAAACTagagaaagagaaagctaaagaaaagcaaaaggaTAAAGATCAAGAACAAGACACTGTTAGTGATAAAAATCAGATAGATGAGATAGAAAAAGGGCAGAAGGAAGTAGATGAAGAACCTGTTTCTGAACCCACCACTTCGCCTATTTTACCTCCAAAAAATCAAGAGCCAATTCGTATGGGAGGATTCACCGTTGTTAATAGATCCTCTAATGCTTAA
- the psm3 gene encoding mitotic/meiotic cohesin complex ATPase subunit Psm3/Smc3 codes for MYITKIVIQGFKSYKDYTVIEPLSPHHNVIVGRNGSGKSNFFAAIRFVLSDAYTHLSREERQALLHEGPGATVMSAYVEVTFANADNRFPTGKSEVVLRRTIGLKKDEYSLDKKTVSKTEVINLLESAGFSRSNPYYIVPQGRVTSLTNAKDSERLELLKEVAGTQIYENRRAESNKIMDETIQKSEKIDELLQYIEERLRELEEEKNDLAVYHKKDNERRCLEYAIYSREHDEINSVLDALEQDRIAALERNDDDSGAFIQREERIERIKAEITELNHSLELLRVEKQQNDEDYTNIMKSKVALELQSSQLSRQIEFSKKDESSKLNILSELESKISEKENELSEILPKYNAIVSEADDLNKRIMLLKNQKQSLLDKQSRTSQFTTKKERDEWIRNQLLQINRNINSTKENSDYLKTEYDEMENELKAKLSRKKEIEISLESQGDRMSQLLANITSINERKENLTDKRKSLWREEAKLKSSIENVKDDLSRSEKALGTTMDRNTSNGIRAVKDIAERLKLEGYYGPLCELFKVDNRFKVAVEATAGNSLFHIVVDNDETATQILDVIYKENAGRVTFMPLNKLRPKAVTYPDASDALPLIQYLEFDPKFDAAIKQVFSKTIVCPSIETASQYARSHQLNGITLSGDRSDKKGALTAGYRDYRNSRLDAIKNVKTYQIKFSDLQESLEKCRSEIESFDQKITACLDDLQKAQLSLKQFERDHIPLKDELVTITGETTDLQESMHHKSRMLELVVLELHTLEQQANDLKSELSSEMDELDPKDVEALKSLSGQIENLSHEFDAIIKERAHIEARKTALEYELNTNLYLRRNPLKAEIGSDNRIDESELNSVKRSLLKYENKLQIIKSSSSGLEEQMQRINSEISDKRNELESLEELQHEVATRIEQDAKINERNAAKRSLLLARKKECNEKIKSLGVLPEEAFIKYVSTSSNAIVKKLHKINEALKDYGSVNKKAYEQFNNFTKQRDSLLARREELRRSQESISELTTVLDQRKDEAIERTFKQVAKSFSEIFVKLVPAGRGELVMNRRSELSQSIEQDISMDIDTPSQKSSIDNYTGISIRVSFNSKDDEQLNINQLSGGQKSLCALTLIFAIQRCDPAPFNILDECDANLDAQYRSAIAAMVKEMSKTSQFICTTFRPEMVKVADNFYGVMFNHKVSTVESISKEEAMAFVEG; via the exons ATGTATATCACAAAA ATTGTTATTCAAGGGTTTAAATCTTATAAAGATTATACTGTAATAGAGCCTTTAAGCCCTCACCACAATGTAATTGTGGGACGAAATGGATCTGgtaaaagcaatttttttgctgcAATTCGATTCGTATTAAGTGATGCGTATACACATTTAAGCCGTGAAGAAAGACAAGCTTTGCTGCATGAAGGCCCTGGTGCAACTGTCATGAGCGCATACGTTGAAGTTACGTTCGCTAATGCTGATAATCGATTTCCCACCGGTAAAAGCGAAGTTGTCTTGCGTCGTACAATtggattgaaaaaagaCGAATACTCTTTGGATAAGAAAACTGTAAGCAAGACAGAGGTTATTAATCTTCTCGAGTCTGCTGGGTTTTCAAGATCCAATCCTTACTACATTGTTCCTCAAGGAAGGGTCACATCCCTAACCAATGCAAAGGATTCAGAGCGTTTAGAACTTTTAAAAGAGGTTGCAGGTACTCAAATTTATGAGAACAGAAGAGCTGAATCCAATAAAATTATGGACGAGACAATTCAAAAATCGGAGAAAATTGATGAACTTTTGCAATACATTGAAGAACGGTTGCGTGAGTTAGAAGAGGAGAAAAACGATCTTGCAGTTTATCACAAAAAAGACAACGAAAGAAGATGCTTGGAATATGCTATTTATTCTCGCGAGCATGATGAGATTAACTCCGTATTGGATGCCTTAGAACAAGACCGGATAGCTGCACTTGAGCGTAATGATGATGATTCGGGTGCTTTCATTCAAAGAGAGGAACGCATTGAACGAATTAAGGCTGAAATTACAGAGCTCAACCACTCGCTTGAGCTTTTACGTGTTGAAAAACAGCAAAACGATGAGGATTATACCAATATTATGAAAAGTAAAGTCGCATTGGAATTACAGTCTTCTCAATTATCACGtcaaattgaattttcgaaGAAAGATGAGAGCTCAAAGCTCAACATACTTTCTGAATTAGAGTCAAAAATCTctgagaaagaaaatgagcTTTCAGAAATTCTTCCAAAGTATAACGCTATAGTATCTGAAGCTGATGAtcttaataaaagaatcatGCTGCTCAAAAATCAGAAGCAATCACTTTTGGACAAGCAATCGAGGACTTCTCAATTCACTACCAAAAAAGAACGTGATGAATGGATCAGAAATCAGCTCTTACAGATCAACCGTAACATTAATTCTACAAAGGAGAACAGTGATTACTTGAAGACTGAGTATGACGAAATGGAAAATGAACTCAAAGCAAAATTATCTCgtaaaaaggaaattgaaatttccCTTGAATCTCAAGGTGATCGAATGTCGCAACTACTTGCTAACATTACTTCAATTAatgaaaggaaagaaaatttgacGGACAAAAGGAAATCTCTGTGGAGAGAAGAAGCCAAACTTAAGTCGTCTATCGAAAATGTTAAGGACGATCTTTCTCGTTCTGAGAAGGCTTTGGGGACTACAATGGATCGGAATACAAGTAATGGTATTAGAGCTGTCAAAGACATTGCTGAACGTCTGAAACTCGAAGGTTACTATGGTCCACTTTGTGAGCTTTTCAAGGTTGATAACCGTTTCAAGGTCGCTGTTGAGGCTACTGCTGGGAACAGTCTATTTCATATCGTGGTAGATAACGATGAAACCGCAACTCAAATTCTTGACGttatatataaagaaaatgccGGTAGAGTTACGTTCATGCCTTTGAACAAGCTTCGTCCAAAGGCGGTTACTTATCCTGATGCCAGTGATGCTTTACCTTTAATTCAATATTTAGAGTTCGATCCCAAGTTTGATGCTGCGATTAAACAAGTTTTTTCGAAAACCATTGTTTGTCCATCGATTGAGACCGCCTCCCAGTATGCTCGATCTCATCAATTAAACGGTATTACTTTAAGTGGTGATCGATCTGACAAAAAAGGTGCATTAACTGCCGGGTATCGTGATTATAGAAATTCCAGGCTGGATGCTATCAAAAACGTTAAAACATACCAGATCAAATTCTCGGATTTACAAGAAAGTTTGGAGAAATGTCGTTCCGAAATTGAATCTTTTgaccaaaaaattactgCATGCTTAGATGATTTGCAAAAGGCTCAACTAAGTTTAAAGCAATTTGAAAGAGATCATATTCCTCTTAAAGATGAACTCGTAACTATTACTGGAGAAACAACAGATCTTCAAGAATCAATGCATCATAAAAGTCGTATGCTTGAGCTTGTTGTTTTGGAACTACATACACTTGAACAACAAGCTAATGACTTGAAATCTGAATTAAGTTCAGAAATGGATGAACTTGATCCCAAAGATGTGGAAGCACTAAAGTCTTTGAGTGgtcaaattgaaaatctCTCTCATGAGTTTGATGCCATCATTAAAGAACGAGCACATATAGAAGCAAGAAAGACGGCTCTTGAATATGAATTAAATACAAACTTATATTTAAGAAGGAATCCATTGAAAGCTGAAATTGGTTCTGATAACAGAATAGACGAATCAGAATTGAACAGCGTAAAGAGATCTCTACTTAAGTATGAAAACAAATtgcaaattattaaatcttcatcttctgGGTTGGAGGAACAAATGCAAAGAATCAATTCTGAAATAAGCGATAAACGAAATGAATTGGAATCGCTAGAAGAATTGCAGCACGAAGTGGCTACCCGAATTGAACAAGATGCAAAAATTAACGAAAGAAACGCAGCAAAGAGAAGTTTGCTTCTCGCAcggaaaaaagaatgtaacgagaaaattaaatcattGGGGGTTTTGCCGGAAGAAgcatttattaaatatgttTCAACTAGCTCAAATGCTATTGTGAAGAAACTTCATAAAATCAACGAAGCCCTTAAAGATTATGGAAGCGTTAATAAGAAAGCATATGAgcaatttaataattttactaAACAACGCGATTCATTGTTGGCTAGGAGAGAAGAGTTGCGTCGTTCTCAGGAGTCAATTAGTGAGCTTACGACAGTACTTGACCAAAGAAAAGATGAAGCAATTGAGCGTACCTTTAAACAAGTTGCTAAAAGCTTTTCTGAAATATTCGTTAAACTTGTTCCGGCAGGTAGAGGTGAATTGGTTATGAATAGAAGAAGTGAATTGAGTCAAAGCATCGAACAAGACATCTCCATGGACATTGATACGCCATCCCAGAAAAGCTCGATCGACAATTATACAGGTATCAGCATAAGAGTTTCTTTTAACAGTAAGGATGATGAACAACTGAATATTAATCAATTGAGTGGCGGTCAGAAGTCACTTTGTGCTTtaactttaatttttgctaTCCAACGCTGTGATCCTGCGCCTTTTAATATACTCGATGAATGTGATGCTAATTTAGATGCACAATATCGCTCGGCCATTGCAGCGATGGTCAAAGAGATGTCAAAAACTAGTCAATTTATTTGCACTACTTTTCGGCCTGAGATGGTGAAAGTTGCGGACAATTTTTACGGAGTAATGTTTAATCACAAAGTTTCAACAGTTGAGTCGATTTCTAAGGAGGAGGCTATGGCATTCGTTGAAGGATAA
- the rio1 gene encoding RIO family protein kinase, which produces MVEELKNDAQTNEEESEYSDFSDGSDNDYFREDDIDWNQASSNYSARQENFGNNSSKINSVNDHVSTLSRYVNNIKLNDRFEAEDKSSIKDKSDRATSEQVLDPRTRMILLKLINNGTISEINGCISTGKEANVYHATNEDGKHFAIKIYKTSILVFKDRDRYVSGEFRFRHGYNKRNPRKMVRLWAEKEIRNLKRVAAAGIPCPEPILLKQHVLLMSFLGDKKGWAYPKLKDIDMTPGEATKLYQLVARNMRILFHVCHLVHADLSEYNLLYHKGKVYFIDVSQSVEHDHPQSIDFLRMDILNISTFFRRLNAGCLSLPQLFKFITEEGSCEKEAMKTRLNAIYEEEPTTEEYEEEFLKTYVPRTLDEVYDIDRDTEIVNAGGVNSLVYKHLLNTDFQKLDLNDTTKNQNDQILPNETSESDDDANSISSMENEEERTSDSKSSAKQGKGNGRAKETPEEKRARKKKTKEDKAEKRKSKIPKYEKKRKLKQSGRKK; this is translated from the exons ATGGTTGAGGAGTTAAAAAACGATGCACAGacaaatgaagaagaatcaGAATATAGCGACTTTAGTGATGGCTCTGACAATGATTACTTTAGGGAAGACGATATAGACTGGAATCAAGCTTCTTCAA ATTATTCTGCTAGACAGGAAAATTTTGGGAATAATTCTTCTAAGATCAATTCAGTTAATGATCACGTTTCTACGCTTAGTCGTTATGtgaataatataaaattaaatgacAGGTTTGAGGCAGAGG ACAAGTCATCTATCAAGGATAAAAGTGACCGCGCTACATCTGAACAAGTGCTGGATCCCCGTACTCGaatgattttattaaaattaataaataatggaACTATATCAGAAATTAATGGTTGTATAAGCACGGGAAAGGAAGCAAATGTGTATCATGCAACAAACGAGGATGGTAAACATTTTgctataaaaatttataagaCTTCAATCTTAGTATTTAAGGATCGTGACCGCTATGTTTCTGGAGAATTTCGTTTTCGTCATGGGTATAACAAGCGCAATCCCCGAAAAATGGTACGCTTATGGgctgaaaaagaaataagaaACTTGAAGCGTGTGGCTGCTGCTGGTATTCCTTGCCCAGAGCCAATCTTATTGAAGCAGCACGTTTTGCTTATGTCGTTTCTGGGGGACAAGAAAGGATGGGCATACCCCAAGTTAAAGGATATAGATATGACGCCTGGTGAGGCTACTAAATTATATCAGCTTGTAGCACGGAATATGCGTATTTTGTTTCATGTTTGTCATCTCGTGCATGCTGACTTGTCAGAATATAATTTACTTTATCATAAAGGTaaagtttattttattgatgTATCACAATCGGTTGAACATGACCACCCGCAGAGCAtcgattttttaagaatggatattttaaacatttCTACATTCTTTAGGCGTTTGAATGCTGGTTGCTTATCTTTACCtcaattatttaaattcattacTGAAGAAGGAAGTTGTGAAAAGGAAGCCATGAAAACCCGGTTAAATGCAATTTATGAGGAAGAACCTACTACAGAAGAATACGAAGAGGAATTCTTAAAAACTTATGTTCCTCGGACTTTAGATGAGGTATACGACATTGATCGAGATACTGAAATCGTAAACGCCGGAGGTGTTAATAGCCTTGTATATAAGCACTTATTAAATACAgactttcaaaaattggatTTAAATGACActacaaaaaatcaaaacgATCAAATCCTCCCAAATGAGACTTCGGAGAGCGATGATGATGCAAATTCTATAAGTAGTAtggaaaatgaagaagaacgGACTTCGGATTCAAAATCATCTGCAAAACAAGGTAAAGGAAACGGACGTGCAAAGGAGACACCGGAGGAGAAGAGGGCacggaaaaaaaaaaccaaagaaGATAAGGctgagaaaagaaaatccaaGATTCCGAAGTATGAGAAGAAGCGCAAACTAAAACAATctggaagaaaaaagtaa
- the atg17 gene encoding autophagy-associated protein kinase activator Atg17, translating to MELLQQWTQQAKAALTQARQLCGDAHKFNEDAKTDLRNSIKQHQQLKELAKLTASQCTRLDSSTALIKQLLDLVQNYPTFNQLNVLHDRLESSLKRLRDCTLDPALGSEYTNLYAFVDDTALEDLKTRLRGVTDGVWNAFEKLAGLLEEDLCANYHKRLEAVSLDFLPPAYNDTAEELADLLLQVAQHYDQCSEALNIYDTLSDAEKKDLQEVLQSDSNHVPSVLTELRSGLDQTIHYFNAVQSYKSKVDSATSILEALAEELNKNQLTNQRHEAAHELMRAQTGLEIPQLAQELVQLERHYTHFAKAYTALLQEIHRRQTYENCVRSIVDEFVGRLEKEQQAEAKCRIDFFNQYGDYLPQTLWGAVTDPPLHFEIIEHQYTELPNVKVIPDKNDKKSKQREKSSTTASKR from the coding sequence ATGGAATTGTTGCAGCAGTGGACTCAGCAAGCCAAAGCAGCTCTTACTCAAGCCAGGCAACTGTGTGGTGATGCACATAAGTTTAATGAAGATGCAAAAACTGATTTGAGAAATTCCATAAAGCAGCATCAACAGCTAAAAGAGTTGGCGAAGCTCACAGCATCTCAATGTACTCGTTTAGACTCTTCAACAGCTCTTATTAAGCAGTTATTAGATCTAGTTCAAAATTATCCAACATTTAATCAATTAAACGTCCTTCATGATCGATTGGAATCGTCACTTAAACGTCTTCGTGACTGTACATTAGATCCAGCCTTAGGAAGCGAATATACCAATCTTTATGCATTTGTAGATGATACTGCATTAGAAGATTTGAAAACCAGGCTCCGAGGCGTAACTGATGGTGTTTGGAATGCTTTCGAAAAGCTAGCGGGTTTACTGGAAGAAGATTTGTGTGCCAATTATCATAAACGTTTAGAAGCTGTTTCATTAGACTTCTTACCTCCCGCTTATAACGATACTGCCGAAGAACTTGCGGATTTGCTTTTGCAAGTTGCTCAACATTACGATCAATGCTCCGAAGCTCTCAATATTTATGACACCCTTTCTGATGCGGAGAAGAAAGATCTCCAAGAAGTGCTTCAATCAGACTCTAATCATGTTCCTTCGGTATTGACAGAACTTAGGAGTGGATTAGATCAAACAATTCATTATTTCAACGCAGTTCAAAGTTATAAGTCAAAGGTAGATTCGGCAACATCGATTTTGGAAGCCTTGGCTGAGGAGTTAAACAAAAACCAGTTGACTAATCAAAGGCATGAAGCCGCGCATGAGTTAATGAGGGCGCAAACCGGCCTGGAGATTCCGCAATTAGCTCAAGAACTCGTGCAGCTTGAAAGACATTACACACATTTTGCTAAAGCGTATACCGCTCTCCTTCAGGAAATTCACAGACGACAAACCTATGAAAATTGTGTAAGATCCATTGTGGACGAATTTGTGGGACGCCTGGAGAAGGAACAACAGGCGGAGGCGAAATGTCGTAtcgattttttcaatcaatATGGTGATTATTTACCCCAGACTCTATGGGGAGCTGTAACAGATCCTCCTTtacattttgaaattatagAGCACCAATATACAGAATTGCCAAACGTAAAGGTAATTCCTGATAAAAACGATAAGAAATCGAAGCAACGTGAAAAATCTTCTACTACAGCCTCTAAGCGATGA
- the mam4 gene encoding protein-S isoprenylcysteine O-methyltransferase Mam4, which yields MGNLHTSIAVASICLTSAFLGCVFGLGFFVWIIYGYSIGGFFAFLSLFHLLEFYITARFQGSQLSWDSFILNNGKAYWLAMLVGLLECLLSGGKSFAKVINCLRFPSFLINFIFSVYQTSALGFLCLGQYLRSSAMVQAGQSFSHIVASKRNKDHLLVTDGIYAYVRHPSYVGFFIWALGTQMLLGNFVSTLLFSLVLWKFFSQRITTEEAYLVSFFGDSYEQYRKKVPSGIPLIP from the coding sequence ATGGGGAATTTACATACGTCAATAGCTGTAGCATCTATTTGCTTAACCAGCGCCTTTCTTGGTTGTGTTTTTGGTTTGGGATTTTTCGTATGGATTATATACGGATATAGTATTGGAggtttttttgcatttctGAGTCTTTTTCATCTATTAGAGTTTTACATTACTGCTCGTTTTCAAGGTAGTCAGTTATCATGGGATTCTTTCATATTGAATAATGGCAAAGCCTACTGGTTAGCGATGTTAGTCGGCCTTTTAGAATGCTTATTAAGTGGCGGAAAAAGTTTTGCTAAGGTAATAAATTGCTTAAGATTTCCGAGCTTCTTAATCAACTTTATATTTTCGGTATATCAGACATCTGCTCTGggatttctttgtttggGACAATATCTACGATCCTCTGCAATGGTACAAGCCGGTCAATCTTTTTCTCACATTGTAGCtagtaaaagaaataaagatCATTTGCTTGTCACTGATGGGATTTATGCTTACGTTAGACACCCATCATACGTTGGGTTTTTTATCTGGGCTTTGGGCACTCAAATGTTGTTAGGAAATTTTGTCTCAACATTACTATTTTCTCTAGttctttggaaatttttctcACAGCGAATTACTACCGAAGAAGCTTACTTAGTTAGTTTTTTTGGTGATTCTTACGAACAATATCGAAAGAAGGTCCCATCTGGAATTCCCTTAATTCCATAG
- the caa1 gene encoding aspartate aminotransferase → MSDYGFANIEEAKADAIFKLNAQYHQDEDPKKVNMSVGAYRDDTGKPWILPAVKKASKIVEEQASFNHEYLPIAGLPRFTKAAAEVLFRPNPHLLSEDRVASMQSVSGTGANFLAASFIETFYVKHTGAHVYISNPTWPVHRTLWEKLGVTVDTYPYWDAKNRSFDYEGMLSTIKSAPEGSIFLLHACAHNPTGIDPTREQWLSIFESLLSRKHLVVFDIAYQGFASGDLNRDSWALNEFVKYNKDFFVCQSFAKNMGLYGERTGCMHYVAKDASTKNKVLSQLCIVQRNTISNPPAYGARIAAEILNSPQLFAEWEQDLKTMSSRIIEMRKRLRDSLVALKTPGSWDHITQQIGMFSFTGLTPAQVQFCQERYHLYFSANGRISMAGLNNSNVEHVAQAFNHAVRELP, encoded by the coding sequence ATGTCAGACTACGGGTTTGCAAATATTGAGGAAGCTAAGGCAGAtgcaatttttaaattaaatgctCAATACCATCAGGATGAAGATCCCAAGAAGGTTAACATGAGTGTTGGCGCCTATCGTGACGATACTGGTAAGCCTTGGATTTTGCCTGCAGTTAAAAAAGCATCTAAAATAGTGGAAGAACAGGCAAGCTTCAACCATGAATATTTACCAATTGCTGGATTGCCTCGTTTCACTAAGGCTGCGGCTGAAGTTCTTTTCAGACCCAATCCTCATTTATTGTCCGAGGACCGTGTTGCATCTATGCAGTCAGTCTCTGGTACTGGTGCCAATTTTCTTGCTGCTAGTTTCATTGAGACTTTCTATGTAAAGCACACTGGAGCCCATGTATACATCTCCAACCCTACTTGGCCTGTCCATCGCACTTTGTGGGAAAAATTGGGAGTCACTGTAGATACATATCCTTATTGGGATGCCAAGAATAGATCTTTTGATTACGAAGGCATGCTAAGTACCATTAAATCTGCTCCCGAAGGAagtatatttttacttcatgCTTGTGCTCACAATCCTACTGGTATTGACCCCACTAGGGAACAATGGCTTTCTATATTCGAGAGTCTGCTTTCTCGCAAGCATCTGGTAGTTTTTGACATTGCTTATCAAGGTTTTGCCAGTGGTGATCTGAATCGTGACTCTTGGGCTCTAAACGAGTTTGTCAAATATAACAAGGACTTTTTCGTTTGTCAGTCATTTGCTAAAAATATGGGTCTTTATGGTGAACGTACTGGTTGCATGCATTACGTTGCAAAGGACGCTTCCACTAAAAACAAGGTCTTATCTCAATTGTGTATTGTTCAACGTAACACCATTTCTAACCCTCCCGCTTACGGTGCACGTATTGCTGCCGAAATTCTTAACAGTCCTCAATTGTTTGCTGAATGGGAACAAGATTTAAAGACTATGTCTTCTAGAATCATTGAGATGAGGAAACGTCTTCGCGATTCTCTTGTTGCACTCAAAACCCCCGGTTCTTGGGATCATATTACACAACAAATTGgaatgttttcttttaccGGTTTAACGCCTGCACAAGTCCAATTTTGCCAGGAGCGGTACCATCTTTATTTCAGTGCAAATGGTCGTATTTCTATGGCTGGTTTGAACAATTCTAATGTAGAGCATGTTGCACAGGCATTTAACCATGCTGTTCGCGAGTTGCCTTAA
- a CDS encoding ABC1 kinase family protein gives MLTSWRTISLLQKTTSRFIKRSKTYADVRYNSQALQNHGVPGNKRKWMKRFVFVGAAGIGVYAWDRVYNAHALTRSIRTVYTASIIAADYKLNFSEKKADKIDALHQRVAQRLFKTIYKNGGLYIKMGQIIAMQSNNLPEAYGKAFQGMFDNAPQVEWEELQDIFKEQYGRPVEEVFASIEKRAAASASIAQVHRAVLPSGEKVAVKIQKPDVAKQMSWDLLVYKYMMYVYDKWIFHIPLYFTVDYVSERLRSEVDFTTEANNSEHAREGVEETDYLRDKIYIPKVYKEISGKRVMVTEWADGIPLYDQTALSEAGMSKKEILTNLFRFLAFQMFHSKQVHCDPHPGNILVRKNQAGLCQTVILDHGLYVFESEKFRKEFALLFTAAYSLDKKSILQVMDAWGIGQPELFANRMLNIPMDEEQPHTGEKIISKKEAFQQQLAERKKFIGFLQDCTRLPKELLMLGRCLMLIQKNNQNFGYPVNSIAVMAKVADKYTTDKPSPTWYQRLLSPIFWVFQHLFYPGNFRLPELTNDKK, from the coding sequence ATGTTGACTTCGTGGAGAACAATTTCTCTACTGCAGAAAACTACCAGTCGCTTCATTAAGCGATCAAAGACATATGCTGATGTACGTTATAACAGTCAAGCATTGCAAAATCATGGAGTTCCTGGTAACAAACGTAAATGGATGAAGAGGTTCGTATTTGTTGGTGCTGCTGGAATAGGTGTCTACGCTTGGGATCGAGTGTATAATGCCCATGCACTTACCCGTAGTATTAGAACAGTATACACCGCTTCTATAATTGCGGCTGACTATAAGTTGAATTTCAGCGAAAAAAAGGCAGACAAAATTGATGCTTTGCACCAAAGAGTAGCACAGAGACTGTTTAAAACGATTTACAAAAATGGCGGTTTATACATCAAGATGGGTCAAATCATTGCTATGCAATCAAATAATTTGCCTGAAGCGTATGGGAAAGCCTTTCAGGGAATGTTTGACAATGCACCTCAAGTTGAATGGGAAGAACTTCAAGACATATTCAAAGAGCAATATGGAAGACCAGTAGAGGAAGTATTTGCCAGCATTGAGAAACGTGCTGCTGCAAGTGCCAGTATTGCGCAGGTACATCGTGCTGTTTTACCTAGCGGTGAAAAGGTCGCggtaaaaattcaaaaaccAGATGTTGCTAAGCAAATGTCGTGGGATCTTCTCGTGTACAAATACATGATGTATGTTTATGATAAATGGATATTTCATATCCCTCTCTACTTTACGGTTGATTATGTCTCGGAAAGATTACGTTCTGAGGTTGATTTTACAACTGAAGCTAACAATTCGGAACATGCTCGTGAAGGGGTAGAAGAAACTGATTATTTAAGAGATAAGATATATATACCAAAGGTTTATAAAGAGATTTCTGGAAAGCGAGTAATGGTTACTGAATGGGCTGATGGCATTCCCCTCTATGATCAAACTGCTCTTTCTGAAGCTGGGATGagcaaaaaggaaattttaaCGAACCTTTTCAGATTCCTTGCCTTCCAAATGTTTCATTCGAAACAAGTTCATTGTGATCCACATCCTGGAAATATCCTTGTTCGAAAAAATCAAGCAGGCTTGTGTCAAACGGTAATTTTGGATCATGGGTTATATGTATTTGAATCAGAAAAGTTTAGAAAAGAATTTGCCTTGCTTTTCACTGCAGCCTATTCATTAGACAAAAAATCTATTCTTCAGGTAATGGATGCTTGGGGGATTGGACAACCTGAGCTTTTTGCTAACCGCATGTTAAATATTCCAATGGATGAAGAGCAACCTCACACTggtgaaaaaattatttcaaagAAAGAGGCCTTCCAACAGCAGCTTGCTGAACGCAAAAAGTTCATTGGCTTCTTACAGGACTGCACTCGTTTACCGAAAGAGCTGTTAATGCTAGGTCGCTGCTTAATgcttattcaaaaaaataaccaaAATTTTGGGTATCCAGTGAATAGTATAGCTGTTATGGCCAAGGTTGCTGATAAATACACTACCGACAAACCTAGTCCAACTTGGTATCAACGGCTGTTGTCGCCTATTTTTTGGGTCTTtcaacatttattttacccTGGAAATTTTCGGTTGCCTGAACTTActaatgataaaaaatga